GGGTGTCGTCGTTGAAGTTTCGCAGCGCCGCCAGAATTCGGTCTTTCATCTCAGCGGCGGCGTCGTTGGTGAACGTGATGGCCAGGATGGAGCGGTAATAGCCAGGGTCGGGGGTGTGTAGCGCCAGCTTCAGGTACTCCTTGGTGAGGTGGTACGTTTTGCCGGAGCCGGCGGAGGAGGAGTATATCTTAAAGATAGAGGGCATATATGGATTCTGTAGCCTAAAGATACTGCACGCCGAGGGCTACAGGCAAATTACCGCGTAATATCTTTCCAGCTAAATCGTCGGTGCAGTGCTACCGGAACAAGTGAAAACGCCTCTGCCAGCAAAGACAAAGGCGTTCCATAGAATTTTATATGCAGCATCAGGCAGAGGGGGCATATATAGGATGTGCCCCCTCTGCCTGAAACCTGCGACTGCGTGAGCAGCAGGAGTTCTAATGCCTGTTGCCCCGGCGTATTGTGCTACAGTGTTCCAGGAAGCTTAACTGGCGTAAGCCAGCTGGCCCACCGGCTGGCTGTGGTACCCGGTCCCATCGTTCACGCACACATGGTACATGATGCGGGCCATCGACAGCGAGTAATCGGTGATCAGGCATTGCTGCTGCTCCGCGCTCATCAGGGCCTTGCTGTTGCCCAGGTTAAACTTGCTCAGCTCAATCACCTCATCAAAATTCTGGCGCAGGGCCTTCAGGGCCTTGAAAGAGGGCTCGTTGTAGTAAGCCGGAATCACCTGGCAAACGGCGTAGCTGCCTTTGGCGCGCTCCTGCGCTATCATGCTGCACAGCGACTCGATGTTCATCTTGTCAAGGTCGGAGAGGATAACGTAGAAAACGTTACGGCGGTCTGCGTTCACGGCCCTTGCCGGGGCGCTGCCCAGCAGCATGTTGCGGTGTATTTTAGAACCCTGCAAAAAACTCTCGTCCTTCAGAATCTTGTTGTGGATTTTAAATGCCAGCGCGCCGGAGGCAATCAGGTTGAAGTCTTTGCCCTGTGATGAGATTTTGGAAAAGTGTAGCATAGAAGCAGGATAAGGAGTTAGGAAATATTCTTTATAAATTTAACAAAGCAGGTATCAGCAGACATAACAGCGCCAATGTTTACCGTCATAAACCTTCCTGAATTGAGAGGGAATACAATGGCAGAAACTGTGGAGACATAAAAGTAAAATATTGTGTTCAATTACAGCTGTTGCACTAAATGGCTATAGCCGTCGCCGCAGGGTTCAATTGCTTTAAATTCGGCAACTTTTTGCAAAAAAATCGTGCTTTTGTCTTATTTATTGTACATGTGTCTAAATGGCTGGTGAACTGACATATATAACGGGTGAACGATATTTATGTTGCTAATATTAAATGAAAATATATAATTTTAATGTTAATGGCAGTCCATTGCATACATTTATCTATGCAAAATATAAAGTCTGGCTGTAGTGCAACGCCCATGGGCAAAAGCCCCTTAAAACAGTACAATAAATATATTTATTTAAAATACAGGCAGGCGTAGCTATTGTAAAGGTTTCTTCGTACTTTTGCTGCAGTTTTGGTACAGTCTGAATTACTGATAAAGGATACTCCCACCGTAGGCTAACCTGGTTGTTTATCGTTTTTGAGTCGCTCTGATACACAGCAGAGACAAGGTTGAATAGCAGACTGCGCCAGGTATTGAAGTATATACGTAATTTAGATGAACAAAATCAGATTTGAAGAGCTTCCGCTTTCGCCGGAAGTGCAGCGCGCTATCGCTGACATGGGGTTCGAAGAAGCCTCACCCATCCAGACACAAGCCATCCCGGTTGTTTTAGAAGGCAGAGACATTATTGGTCAGGCCCAGACCGGAACCGGAAAGACGGCGGCCTTCGGCATCCCTACCATCGAACAGATTGACCCGACCGACCGCAGCGTGCAAGCGCTGATCCTGTGCCCGACGCGCGAGCTGGCGATACAGGTTTCGGGCGAGATCCAGAAACTGGCCAAGTACAAGTCCGGCATCAGCGTGGTGCCCATATATGGCGGGCAGCCATACGACAGGCAACTGCGTGCCCTGAAGCAGGGCGTGCAGATCGTGATCGGCACGCCGGGCCGTGTGATGGACCACATCCAGCGCGGCACCCTGGTGCTCGACAACGTGAAGAAGATTATCCTGGACGAGGCCGACGAAATGCTCGACATGGGCTTCCGCGAGGACATTGAGTTCGTGCTAGAGCGCATCCCGGAAGAACGCCAGACCATTTTCTTCTCGGCCACCATGTCGAAGCCGATCATGGAGATGACGAAGCGCTACCAGACTGATCCTGTTATCGTGAAAGTAGTACACCAGGAACTGACGGTGACCAACATCGACCAGGTATATTTTGAGGTGCGCAGCAGCGCCAAGCAGGAAGCAGTGTCGCGCCTGCTGGATATGTATAACATGAAGTCGGTCATCATCTTCTGCAACACCAAGCGGATGGTGGATGATCTGGTGGCAGGCCTGCAGGCCCGCGGCTATTTCGCCGACGCCCTGCACGGTGACCTGAACCAGAACCAGCGCTCCAACGTGATGGGCAAGTTCCGCAACGGCACTCTGGAGATACTGGTGGCAACGGATGTGGCTGCGCGCGGCCTGGACGTGGAAAATGTGGAGGCCGTTATCAACTACGACCTGCCGCAGGACGAGGAGTCTTACGTACACCGCATTGGCCGCACAGGCCGTGCAGGCAAGTCCGGAAAGGCTTTCTCTTTTGTGGGCGGCCGCACAGATGGCTATAAAATCAAAGACATCATGCGCTTTACCAAAGCAAAGATTGTCTTGCAGCAGGTGCCCTCGCTGGAGGATGTGAACGAAATCCGCACCACCCTTTTCTTTGATAAGGTGAAGGAAGTGCTGGAGAAAGGCCACCTGGCCAAGCATGTTGCCCGTATCGAGCGCTTTGTAAATGAGACCGACGGCTATACGCCGCTTGACGTGGCGTCGGCTTTGCTGAAGATGAGCATGAAAGAGGCCAAGGTGAAGGAGAAAGGCGCGGAGGCCGAGAAAGGGCTTTCCGCCACCAAAGACGGCATGGACCGCCTGTTCATCACCATCGGCAAGAAAGACCAGGTACATCCGAAAGACCTCATCGACCTGCTGGCCCAGAACGCCAGCATACCGGCAGGCAGGGTAGGAGACATCGACCTGTACGACAAGTTCAGCTTTGTGGAGGTGCCGTCGGAGTACACCGCAGAAATTGTGTCCAACTTAGCGGGATTTGAATACCAGGGCCGATCAGTGGTGGTGGAGAAATCGCAGAAGAAGGGCGCCGGAAGCGAAGGCGGCCGTGGCGACAGAGGGGAGTTCGGATTCAGCGACAGAGGCGACCGCAGAAGCGGTGGCGGCTTCGACCGCGACAGAAACCGCGGCGGCGGCTCATTCAGGGACAGGGACCGTGGCGGCGATTCCTTCAACAGGGACCGTGGCGGTGATTCCTTCAACAGGGACCGTGGCGGTGATTCCTTCAACAGGGACCGTGGCGGCGACCGCAGAGGCGGTGGCGGCTTCGACCGTGACAGAAACCGTGGGGGAGGCGGCGGTTTCCGCAAAAGAAGATTCTAAAACGATAACCTTCCTGTTCACGCCCCGTATATATAAACAGACAGCATTTAAGGTGTGAAAAGCTTTAGAAGCTGTTAGAAAAGGCCGACTTCAAAAATCGGCCTTTTTGTTTTGGCCCCTGCTTACGTTTTTTTAAATCCTGTGTGGTGGGGAGCATGCAACATCTGCAGCGGCAGGCCGTAAACGACAGTATAAAAAGGTTGGAAGATTAATGCCGACTGCTGAAAAGCGGTTGGATATGACAAGGTTGGCATCAGACGGATGCCAACCTTGTTTTTTTTAGCAACCAGACGTGCAGGCATAAAAAAGGGAGCCGAAGCTCCCTCTCAACAGAATTTATATATAAGCTTATCCTGCTTTCGCAGCGTCGCGCAGCGAGCGGATGTGGTCGTGTGCTCTTTTCACGTCATCATACTGCTGTTGCACGATTTGCTTTATTGTGGACGGTAGGTCTTTTTCCAGGGCTTCCTTATAGGCTTTCACGGCATAATCTTCACCGCGCTCGCACTCTTCCAGCACGCGCTTTCTGTCTCTGGAGGTCAGGGCCGCTTTCAGGTCGATCCATGCGCGGTGTACTGTGCCCTCAATAGAGCTCGACTCGTCATCCAGCCCACCCATTTTAACCAGTTGGTCCTGTAGTTCCGTGATCATGCTGTCGCGCTGCACGGCGTATTTACGGAACAGGTCCTTCAGGTCTTTGTCTTCCACGTCTTCTGAAGCTGTCTGGTAGCCTTTTGCCCCGTCCTTACAGCGCTCGATCAGGTGGTGGATGGTTGATCCGATTTCTTTATTAATTGCCATAGTTTTACAAGTTTTGTTTTCTAAGGTACTGATGTCTATTATGCTGATGTACTGCAATTATTTCAAAATAGTTGCCACCGCGTATATAGCACGCCGCTTACGCCTCCTTGCAGGCCATGGCCTTACCCGCCAGGAAACCAGTCGTCCAGGCAGCCTGAAAGTTAAAGCCGCCCGTGACGCCGTCTATGTCCAGCACCTCGCCCGCAAAGTAAAGCCCCTGCTGCACGCGGCTCTCCATCGTCTTCATATACACTGAGCGCAGGTCCACGCCACCACAGGTCACAAACTCCTCCTTAAAAGTGGTTTTGCCTTTCACCGCCACCGGCGCGCGCAGCAGCGCCTCCACCAGTTTGTTGGTACTTTTGCCGGGCAGCTCGGCCCAGCGGGTGTCGTCCGGCACCGCGGCAAGGGCGGTAAGCGCTTTCCAGAGGCGCTGCGGCAGCCCGAACAGCGGGTTGTTGCTAACCACCTTTTTGGGGTGTGCCTGCCGGTAAGCCTGTAAATTTTCCCGAAGGGTTTCTTCCGTATAATCAGGGATCCAGTTGATGAGGGCGGTAAAATTGTACTGCTGCTCATGAAAATAGCGTGCTCCCCAGGCCGACAGCTTCAGCACGGCCGGGCCGCTGTAGCCCCAGTGCGTGATGAGCAAAGGCCCCTCGTACTCCAGCTTCTGACCCGCCACCCGCACTTTTGCCCGCGGCACCGACACGCCCTGCAGTTCCTTCAATGGCGAGGCGGGCACGTTGAACGTGAAAAGCGACGGCACCGGCTCCTGGATGTTGTGCCCCAGCGCCCGCAGCCAGTCGTAGCCCTGCGACTTTGGGTTGCCCCCAGTACACACCAGCACTTTGTCGGCGGTGACGCTCTCGCCGGAGGTCAGCCGCAGCATGAACGTTGGTTTCCCGGAAGTATCCTGCGCGGCCGATATCTTTTCTACACCCGCCCCTGTCCTTATCTGCACGCCCACGCGCTTTGCTTCCTGCAGCAGGCAGTTCACAATGGTTTCCGAGTTGTCTGTCACCGGGAACATGCGGCCGTCGGCCTCCGCTTTCAGCTGCACCCCGCGCTGCGCGAACCAGTCGATGGTTTCCTGCGCGCCGAATGTCCTGAACGCCTCCTTCAGTTGCTTCCCGCCCCGCGGGTAATGCTGCGACAGCACCGAAGGCACGAAACAATGGTGCGTCACGTTGCAGCGCCCGCCGCCCGACACCCGCACCTTCGACAGTAGCTTCCCCGACTTCTCGAGCAGAAGCACCATCGCCTCCGGGTTGAGCTGTGCGCATGTGATGGCTCCAAAAAATCCGGCTGCCCCGCCGCCTATCACTACGATTCGCTGCATTTTTGATTGCTGGTTGTTAATTGCTGGTTGTTGATTGTTAGTTGTTTGTTGAATGGTTTGATGGTTAAATGGTTGTTAAGACCTCAGTCGTAGAAAGACAAGGTTTCCGGCTCTTGAAGCTGCGCTCATAGCATAATCTGATGTAAAGCAAGTGTCATATATAAAACTCCATTTCACCCATGCAGCTATTGAACCATTCAACAACTAACAACCAGCAATCATCAACCAATAAAATTCATTGGGTCGGGATGTAGGAAGGCATACGCCAGCGCATCCTTTAATTTCTGGCTGTTGATGAGCTTGAAGTGCGTCTCCTGCATGTCATCGAACTCCGGGGGCTCCAGGCCAAGTGCCAGGGCGGCCTGCGTGTAAAACTCTTTGCGGAGCGGGTGCTGGTCGGCGCAGGCGTGGAACACCTCACCCCATATATCCTGCTCGATGATGCGGGATATAATCTGAATGCAGTCCTCTAAATGAATCAGGTTGACGGGCGCATCACCATTCGGCACGTGCTTTTTGCCCGCCAGAAAGCGTCCTGGCTTCCGGTTGCCGCCCACCAATCCGCCAAAGCGGAGGATGGTGGTCATCCAGCCTTCGGCTGACTGAAACAGCCGCTCTGCCTGCAGCAGCATGTGCTCCGGTTGCTGCTCCTCCGCAAAAATAATATCCTCCTCCGTCACCACGCGGTTCAGGTCGGGGTACACGGAAGTGGAGGAGACAAACAGCACCCGGTTGACAGGAGACGCTGCCAGCGCCTTCGCCAGCAGGCGCAGCTGCTGCAGGTAACTTTCGCCACCGTCGGAGCGCAGGTGCGGCGGAATGTTCAGCACCAGCACCTGCGCCTGCAGGAAGTCCCGAAGGCGGCCCATATCCACATTCTCCTCCTGCAGGTTCAGCAGGAAAGGCGCGACTCCCTCGGCCTGCAGCACTTCCAGCTTTTCGGGGGTCGTGGTCGAGCCTTTTACATCATACCCCGCCCTCACCAGCTGCGCGGCCAGCGGCAGCCCCAGCCATCCGCAGCCCATGATGCTGATATCGTATTTCTGACTCATATATGCTTCTTCTTCGCCTGAACAGTATCGTAACAATTTGCAGCCCCTGCTGTTTAAGGTGCGGCATTTGCTGCCGTAAAGTAACGCATAAATGAGGTATGATGTCGTACTTGTTGGCTCCGGCTTTGGCTCCCTGACGGCTGCGGCGCTGCTGGCGAAGCGGGGGCTGAAGGTTTGCGTGCTGGAGCAGGCGAAATATCCCGGCGGCTGCGCCTCGTCCTACAGGCGAAAAGGTTATTGGTTTGAGACCGGGGCCACGACCCTGGTGGGGTTGGATGAAGGCATGCCGCTGCGCCACCTGCTCGATGCCACCGGCATCCAGGTGCCGGTGCAGCCCCTGGAGCCTTCGATGCAGGTACACCTGCCGAATGGCAAGGTCCTGACACGCTACAAAAACCTGGGCGACTGGATTGCGGAGGCGGAGCGCGTATTTGGAAAGCACCACCAGCGGCTATTCTGGGAGCACTGTTACAGCATCAGCCAGGGAGTGTGGCGCACGTCGCTGCAGCAGCGCAGTTTCCCTTTCTCTAACCTGAAGGATTTGGCACTATCGGTAAGCCGGGTGCGGCCAGCGCAGCTGAAACTCCTGCCTGGTGCCTTCCGCACCATGGAGGACGTGCTGAAACAATACGACCTGCTTCAAAATAGACAATTTGTAGACTTCGTGAACGAGCAGCTGCTGATTACGGCGCAGAACCACCTGCACGAGGTGAACGAACTGTTCGGCGCCACGGCGTTGTGCTACACCCTGTACAGCAACTACTACGTGCCCGGCGGACTTATAAATCTGGTGAAACCGGTGGTGGATTATATAACCCAAAGGGAGGGCGAAGTTATATATGGCCGGCAGGTGGAGCGCATCAGCAGGAGGGAAGGCGGCTACCATATCGCTACCAGCAAGGGAGATGTTGAGAGCCGGTTCGTCATCAGCGGCATCCCCCTGAACAGCACGCTGGATCTGTTTGATGATGTGCAATTACAGAAGCGGCTGCAGCGCTATGTCATGCCCTCTGAACAGTTGAACGGCGCCTTTACGATGGGGCTGGTGCTGCAGGGGCAGGAGCCGCCAGCGGTATTGCACCACCAGGTGCATGTGCCGGAGGGGCTGCCGCTCATCGGGAGCAAAAGTGTCTTTCTCAGCTTCAGCCACCCTCAAGACAGGCTACGGGCACCGGCAGGAGAATTGGTGGCCAGCATCAGTACCCACGTGCCGCACCCGAAGCAGTCCTATATACAGAAAAAGCAGGAGATGGAAGAAGCGATTTTGGAAGCGCTGGTGCGAAGCGGCCTTATCAAACGAGACCATATAAAGCTGCTGCAGTCGGCCACGCCGGGTGCCTGGCTTTTCTGGACCGGGCGGGCCTTTGGTGCCGTGGGAGGCTATCCGCAGTACCGCCATATAAAGCCCTGGCAGATGAAAGACGCCCGCCTCGACCACCAGGGCGCCTACCTTTGCGGCGACACGGTCTATCCGGGGCAGGGCATCGTCGGGGTCTGCCTCAGCGGCATCATTGCAGCGGAGAAGCTCCTGCAGGACCACTTTTAGCTATATTAAGTAAAGAACATAGTTACCAATGCTCAATACTATTAATGGTATATAGGATTGGTTTTCAAGAGGCTCATATATGGGGTGATCTTGTGGATAGTGCAGGTTGATTTTGTCCATGTGCTTATCTGCGAGAGCATTTTTGGTGAAAGATGTTTTTTCAGCTCCCTGCCATTTAAAGCTCCCAGCCATATATAAAGACCGCGGAAGAGAAGCCTCCCTACTATATAGCCGAAGAAACTGAGCCCTTTCCAACCAATCATGTTTCCACCAGCACCGTTTTGAGCCCTGTTATCTCGCCGGCTGCTGTAGTACCCAGTATGAACACTGAAATGCGGGTTTCGCCGATGCGGTAAACCTTCACGTCCGGCAACAGCTCATGCAGCTTTGCCTGCAGCTGCCGGAAGCGCTCCGCCCGTGCCAGTTCATCCGGCGTTTCTTCGGCCGGACGAACCTGGCTGCGGAAGAATTCATCCAGTTCAACCACCAGCAACGGGTACTGCGCGGGCATGCCCGCCAGTTTGCGGACGGTCTCCTCATTCAGCTCGGTGCTGTCGTGCTCCTCATCATAAAAAAACTCAAATGGCTCGTCGGTCTCGCTCCGCATCAGGAGTCCGTTCACGGCCTGCTTCAGTTCGGTTTCTATCTGCTCTAAATTCATCTGCTCTTATCTTTAGGTTCAAATGAATACGCAAGTCTGGAAATTTAATCCTTCCGGGTTTTCGGTTTTATACGAAAAGATTCGCTGCGTATACGTTATAAATTGAAAAGCACCTTAAAGCTACACGACATGATAAAAGCAGAACCAATGCTGAAAGAAGGCGCCCTGAAGGGCAAAACTATCATCGTGACGGGCGGTGGCACGGGGCTTGGCCGCTCTATGGTCAAATATTTTCTGGAGCTCGGCGCGAATGCCGTTATCTGCAGCCGCAAGTTGGAGGTGCTGGCTGCAGCGGCGAAGGAGCTGGAGCAGGAGACCGGCGGCAAGGTGCTGCCCGTGGCCTGCGACGTGCGCAAATACCTGGAGGTAGAGGCCATGCTGCAGGCGGCGCTGGCGCAGTTCGGCCGGGTGGATGTGCTGGTGAACAACGCGGCCGGTAATTTTGTGAGCCCGACGGAGCGCCTTAGCCCCAAAGCCTTCGATGTGGTGACGGACATTGTGCTGAAGGGCAGCTACAACACGACCCTCGCCCTGGGCAAGCACTGGATCGAGCAGCAGCAGGAGGCGGCCATCCTGAACATCGTGACGACCTACGCCTGGACGGGCTCCGGGTACGTGGTGCCGTCGGCCTGCGCCAAGGCGGGCGTGCTGGCGCTGACACGCTCGCTGGCCTCCGAATGGGCCAAATACGGCATCCGCTCCAACGCCATTGCGCCCGGTCCTTTCCCGACGGAAGGGGCCTGGAAGCGCCTGTTCCCGAAGCAACTGGCCGACAAGCTGGACCCGGTGAAGCGCATCCCGGTCGGGAGGTTTGGGGAGCACCAGGAACTGGCGAACCTGGCGGCCTACCTGGTGTCGGATTTTGCGGCCTTCGTGAACGGCGAGGTGGTGACGATTGACGGCGGGGAGTGGCTTTACGGCGCCGGTGAGTTCAACGCCTTCGACCAGATACCGCAGGAGATGTGGGACGCCATGGAAAAGCAGATGCGCGGCAAGGGGCAGTAGCCCTGCCGCCGCTGCCATGTATGCGCTGCTTTCAAAAGGAGACAAAATGAAGCTCGCGCTATATCAGTTATATAATCAGTTATATAACTGGAAGCGAAGCATAAGTGAATCGAAAGATTTGGTGTCTTGCTACCTCATACAAGCACCTTGTTTCTGACATTTATATAGGCTGGCTTCGCACATTTTGCGGTGCAGAATTGTTCAGGAGGCATGAGATATTTTGTAGAAGAAGGCTCGATGGTGCGGGAGATATGGGGAAAGAGCGACACCATCCTCTTTATCTTTGCCGGCGCCTCCGCCGAGTTTGCCCTGAACAAGGCCGTAGACTGGCTATACTTTACCGGCAGGCTGCCTGCCGACCCGCTGGGCAGGCTGTTTACCACAGTGGCCTATGCCCGCCTGATTGTTTTTTCTGATTTTGAGGGAGCGCACCGCGCGATTGACAAGATGGCCGCGATCCATGCCAGCGTGGAGGCAAAGCGGGGCATGTCTATACCTGACTGGGCCTACCGCGACGTGCTCTTCATGCTGATTGACTATTCCATCCGCTCCTACGAACTGCTGGAGCGAAAGCTGACGGAGGCAGAAAAAGCGGAAGTGTTTGAGGTGTTTAACCGGGTTGGCAGCCGGATGGGTTTGAAAGGCTTGCCGACAACCTATAAAGAGTGGCGCCCGATGCGCGAAGAGCACCTGCGGCAGAACCTACAGCATGGCCCCTTTACCTCAGATTTATACAGGCAGTACCGAAAGCACCTGGGCCTGCTGCGCTATGGCCTGCTGTTGCAGGGGCAGGTGCTGGTAGTGCCAGGAATTGTGAACAGGATGCTGCGGCTCGGGCGGTTTTCGCTGCTCTCGCCGGTGCTGGCTATATATAAGGTATGCAGGCAGCTGCGTATGGAGTGGCTCCTGAAAGCGGCTATTCTTCCACCGGCCTATAGGTCAGAGATAAAGGCGCTGGATTCGGTGCCGTCCTGAATCCAGCCTGTCCTGTTAAGGCAACCGGGATAAATATTATATAGAACCAATGCGCGCTGAAACAGTAAAAGTGGCTGGTTTACGTTAACATCAGGAATGGATATCTTCTTAGGCACGCTGACGCCCGCGTTTCTTCTGCATATGTTTTTTCACGTGGCGGTGCCGGTAGGGGTGGCGGCGCTGTTCTTCCGCAAAGACTTCCGGCATTCCGCGCTGCGGATGCTGGCAGGCATTCTCATCGATATCGACCACCTCGCGGCCAGCCCCATCCTGGACCCCAGCCGGTGCAGCGTGGGCTACCACCTCCTGCATAGTTTCTGGCTGATTCCCGTTTATGTTACGCTTGCCCTCTACCCTAAAACACGGCTTATCGGACTTGGGCTGGTCATTCATATAGTGCTGGACACGGCTGAGTGCGTGCGGCATGCGCAACCCTTGCTGATGCTGGGTTAGGCTGACCCAATGGTGTAAGGCGGCGCGGGTACGTGCATAGCTCCTCCCGGGTATGGTGCTTCCCAGAAGAGTCGGAGGGCGTGGCCGTGCAACCTGTGCGGGCATATAGGCTGTATTCCTATACAGGGCGGTAGACGTTCCGGTGGGGCTGTTTGATTTTCAGGCTTGGGCACAAAAAATATCCTATATGCTTTTACCCACGTACGTTGAATTAAATTGTAGATAGATTATGAAAGAAACGGCACCAACTAAATCGATACTGGACATCCTGAAGGATCCGGATGAAGCGAGCAAATTGTTAAACAACCCAGGCAAGTACGGTCTTGA
This window of the Pontibacter russatus genome carries:
- a CDS encoding DEAD/DEAH box helicase gives rise to the protein MNKIRFEELPLSPEVQRAIADMGFEEASPIQTQAIPVVLEGRDIIGQAQTGTGKTAAFGIPTIEQIDPTDRSVQALILCPTRELAIQVSGEIQKLAKYKSGISVVPIYGGQPYDRQLRALKQGVQIVIGTPGRVMDHIQRGTLVLDNVKKIILDEADEMLDMGFREDIEFVLERIPEERQTIFFSATMSKPIMEMTKRYQTDPVIVKVVHQELTVTNIDQVYFEVRSSAKQEAVSRLLDMYNMKSVIIFCNTKRMVDDLVAGLQARGYFADALHGDLNQNQRSNVMGKFRNGTLEILVATDVAARGLDVENVEAVINYDLPQDEESYVHRIGRTGRAGKSGKAFSFVGGRTDGYKIKDIMRFTKAKIVLQQVPSLEDVNEIRTTLFFDKVKEVLEKGHLAKHVARIERFVNETDGYTPLDVASALLKMSMKEAKVKEKGAEAEKGLSATKDGMDRLFITIGKKDQVHPKDLIDLLAQNASIPAGRVGDIDLYDKFSFVEVPSEYTAEIVSNLAGFEYQGRSVVVEKSQKKGAGSEGGRGDRGEFGFSDRGDRRSGGGFDRDRNRGGGSFRDRDRGGDSFNRDRGGDSFNRDRGGDSFNRDRGGDRRGGGGFDRDRNRGGGGGFRKRRF
- a CDS encoding ferritin-like domain-containing protein is translated as MAINKEIGSTIHHLIERCKDGAKGYQTASEDVEDKDLKDLFRKYAVQRDSMITELQDQLVKMGGLDDESSSIEGTVHRAWIDLKAALTSRDRKRVLEECERGEDYAVKAYKEALEKDLPSTIKQIVQQQYDDVKRAHDHIRSLRDAAKAG
- a CDS encoding BaiN/RdsA family NAD(P)/FAD-dependent oxidoreductase gives rise to the protein MQRIVVIGGGAAGFFGAITCAQLNPEAMVLLLEKSGKLLSKVRVSGGGRCNVTHHCFVPSVLSQHYPRGGKQLKEAFRTFGAQETIDWFAQRGVQLKAEADGRMFPVTDNSETIVNCLLQEAKRVGVQIRTGAGVEKISAAQDTSGKPTFMLRLTSGESVTADKVLVCTGGNPKSQGYDWLRALGHNIQEPVPSLFTFNVPASPLKELQGVSVPRAKVRVAGQKLEYEGPLLITHWGYSGPAVLKLSAWGARYFHEQQYNFTALINWIPDYTEETLRENLQAYRQAHPKKVVSNNPLFGLPQRLWKALTALAAVPDDTRWAELPGKSTNKLVEALLRAPVAVKGKTTFKEEFVTCGGVDLRSVYMKTMESRVQQGLYFAGEVLDIDGVTGGFNFQAAWTTGFLAGKAMACKEA
- a CDS encoding SDR family oxidoreductase; its protein translation is MSQKYDISIMGCGWLGLPLAAQLVRAGYDVKGSTTTPEKLEVLQAEGVAPFLLNLQEENVDMGRLRDFLQAQVLVLNIPPHLRSDGGESYLQQLRLLAKALAASPVNRVLFVSSTSVYPDLNRVVTEEDIIFAEEQQPEHMLLQAERLFQSAEGWMTTILRFGGLVGGNRKPGRFLAGKKHVPNGDAPVNLIHLEDCIQIISRIIEQDIWGEVFHACADQHPLRKEFYTQAALALGLEPPEFDDMQETHFKLINSQKLKDALAYAFLHPDPMNFIG
- a CDS encoding phytoene desaturase family protein codes for the protein MRYDVVLVGSGFGSLTAAALLAKRGLKVCVLEQAKYPGGCASSYRRKGYWFETGATTLVGLDEGMPLRHLLDATGIQVPVQPLEPSMQVHLPNGKVLTRYKNLGDWIAEAERVFGKHHQRLFWEHCYSISQGVWRTSLQQRSFPFSNLKDLALSVSRVRPAQLKLLPGAFRTMEDVLKQYDLLQNRQFVDFVNEQLLITAQNHLHEVNELFGATALCYTLYSNYYVPGGLINLVKPVVDYITQREGEVIYGRQVERISRREGGYHIATSKGDVESRFVISGIPLNSTLDLFDDVQLQKRLQRYVMPSEQLNGAFTMGLVLQGQEPPAVLHHQVHVPEGLPLIGSKSVFLSFSHPQDRLRAPAGELVASISTHVPHPKQSYIQKKQEMEEAILEALVRSGLIKRDHIKLLQSATPGAWLFWTGRAFGAVGGYPQYRHIKPWQMKDARLDHQGAYLCGDTVYPGQGIVGVCLSGIIAAEKLLQDHF
- a CDS encoding nuclease A inhibitor family protein, with product MNLEQIETELKQAVNGLLMRSETDEPFEFFYDEEHDSTELNEETVRKLAGMPAQYPLLVVELDEFFRSQVRPAEETPDELARAERFRQLQAKLHELLPDVKVYRIGETRISVFILGTTAAGEITGLKTVLVET
- a CDS encoding SDR family oxidoreductase translates to MIKAEPMLKEGALKGKTIIVTGGGTGLGRSMVKYFLELGANAVICSRKLEVLAAAAKELEQETGGKVLPVACDVRKYLEVEAMLQAALAQFGRVDVLVNNAAGNFVSPTERLSPKAFDVVTDIVLKGSYNTTLALGKHWIEQQQEAAILNIVTTYAWTGSGYVVPSACAKAGVLALTRSLASEWAKYGIRSNAIAPGPFPTEGAWKRLFPKQLADKLDPVKRIPVGRFGEHQELANLAAYLVSDFAAFVNGEVVTIDGGEWLYGAGEFNAFDQIPQEMWDAMEKQMRGKGQ
- a CDS encoding oxygenase MpaB family protein translates to MRYFVEEGSMVREIWGKSDTILFIFAGASAEFALNKAVDWLYFTGRLPADPLGRLFTTVAYARLIVFSDFEGAHRAIDKMAAIHASVEAKRGMSIPDWAYRDVLFMLIDYSIRSYELLERKLTEAEKAEVFEVFNRVGSRMGLKGLPTTYKEWRPMREEHLRQNLQHGPFTSDLYRQYRKHLGLLRYGLLLQGQVLVVPGIVNRMLRLGRFSLLSPVLAIYKVCRQLRMEWLLKAAILPPAYRSEIKALDSVPS
- a CDS encoding DUF6122 family protein encodes the protein MDIFLGTLTPAFLLHMFFHVAVPVGVAALFFRKDFRHSALRMLAGILIDIDHLAASPILDPSRCSVGYHLLHSFWLIPVYVTLALYPKTRLIGLGLVIHIVLDTAECVRHAQPLLMLG